ACCTCGGCCAGGAGGGTCTCCAGCTCGGGTAAGGTGGCGACCGGGTGGTAGACGAGGTGCTCGACCGGCGACTCGATGCCGAGGGGCTCGAGTAAAGCGATGCGCTGCGAGACCTCTCGGCGGGTCTCGGCCAGCGCCGGCACCGGGTGGGTGCGCAGGCCGCCCACCGGCCAGATCGCCGCACCGATCACCGCCGAGTGCGGGCCGCAGAGGCGGGCGAGGAGCGCGTGGGTCACGGAGGGCTCGGACCAGTTCCCCTGATCGACGATCACGTCGTAGCGCCGCTGGCGAAGGGCGCGCAGCTGAGCTCCGCGGCCCAGCCACCAGAAGCGCTCGCGCTCGAAGGGGATCAGGCGATCGACCGCCGGGTGATCCTCGAGCACCCGCACGCAGCGGGGGTGCACCAGCACGTCCACCTCGGGCTCGTCGGGCAGCCCCTTGAGGGTGGCGAGGACCGGCGTGAGCAGCACGGCCTCCCCCACCCGGTTGTCGACCCGCACCACCAGGAAGCGCTTGCGCCGGGCGAGGGCCGCCTGCGCCCGCTTCCAGCGCCAGGGGCGCCAGAGGAGAGGGATGGCGAGGAGGGCGGCGATCCGCTTCGCGATGCGTTCGAGGGTCTTGAGCACTTTTGGGCTTCGAGCTTCGAGCTTCGAGCTTCGAGCTTTGGGCTGTGAGCTTTGAGCTTCGAGCTGCGAGCTCATGGCTTCGAGCTATCAGCTTCCCGGATCCGGGGCCATGGGTCTCGCTTCGTGGCCGCCAGGCGCCCTCACAGCTCGCAGCTCACAGCTCGCAGCCGAAGACTGACAACCCCTCTCGCCCATGCGACTAATCGAGCCATGGAGTCGCTCTCGATCCTCGTCGTCACCGACGCCTGGAAGTGGTTCGCCGAGGCCGAGCAGCTCGCGCTGGCCTGCGAGGTGCTCGCCGCACGGGGACACCGGATCGAGGTGGCCTGCCAGCCCGAGTCGCCGGTGCGCGCGCGCCTCTCCGGGGTGGCCCGTCGCTTCCACGATCTGCCGGGGCTGCGCGGCCCTGCCTCGCCCCTCGAGCCCCTGCGCAACGTCGGGCGCCTGCGGCGCGTCCTGCGGGAGGGCGCGTTCGACCTGGTCCACGCCTACCGCAGCCCCCCTCACGGGCTTGCCCTGACCGCCCTGCGGGGCTGGGGCCGCCGGCGCCCGGGTCTGGTGCGCACCCGCGGCGGGGCCCAGCCGATCACCGGCGGCGCCGCGAACCGGATGATCTACCAGGGCCT
Above is a genomic segment from Deltaproteobacteria bacterium containing:
- a CDS encoding glycosyltransferase family 9 protein yields the protein MLKTLERIAKRIAALLAIPLLWRPWRWKRAQAALARRKRFLVVRVDNRVGEAVLLTPVLATLKGLPDEPEVDVLVHPRCVRVLEDHPAVDRLIPFERERFWWLGRGAQLRALRQRRYDVIVDQGNWSEPSVTHALLARLCGPHSAVIGAAIWPVGGLRTHPVPALAETRREVSQRIALLEPLGIESPVEHLVYHPVATLPELETLLAEVREGSFAVVNPGGRLDWRRLPPEVFAGICETLVDAGRTPLITWGPREEGLARYVADAVPGARLAPPTSLDDLAALMVAAGVTVCNNTGPMHLSVAVGVPTFQLFLHMDPVRWGHTEPPHRVVDLTPFAVEGQEEAQRLRLDRELREFLAQATAELEERGRA